A genomic segment from Brevundimonas sp. SORGH_AS_0993 encodes:
- a CDS encoding BLUF domain-containing protein, whose protein sequence is MPLEHLIYKSRSAMDYPSDQSLSDILSVSDRNNRRDGVTGGLVVAARTFLQVLEGDGATLDHAMTRLHADPRHADIVILNRQPIAQRRFEGWAMIGAAVKPTRDIVMDELAAFAQFDPDYVIDRMLTLLADRFPREATRRESRK, encoded by the coding sequence ATGCCTCTCGAACACCTGATCTACAAGAGCCGCTCGGCCATGGATTATCCGAGCGACCAATCGCTGAGCGACATCCTGTCCGTCTCGGACAGGAACAACCGTCGTGACGGGGTGACAGGCGGGCTGGTCGTCGCCGCCCGCACCTTCCTGCAGGTGCTGGAGGGCGACGGCGCCACCCTGGATCACGCGATGACGCGCCTGCACGCGGACCCGCGCCACGCCGACATCGTGATCCTGAACCGCCAGCCCATCGCGCAGCGGCGCTTCGAGGGATGGGCGATGATCGGCGCGGCCGTCAAACCGACCCGCGACATAGTCATGGATGAATTGGCCGCCTTCGCCCAATTCGACCCGGACTATGTAATCGACCGTATGCTGACGCTTCTGGCGGATCGCTTCCCGCGTGAGGCGACACGTCGTGAAAGCCGAAAATGA
- a CDS encoding penicillin-binding protein 2, translated as MSVQDHRYHRPAPGVDLQGRLSPFWRWLSELVWRLEHGFERARADARPEEDTRVRIFLILIVFSCVFAGLAVGASYKALFAQTNGRWSGVNPNALVRGDLTDRNGELLAANIVHYGLYIDPAEIWDRDLAFTQIRRSLPRIQPARLRKVLNGDRRLIVLNGLTPQEKAAVHALALGGVAFEPEDRRAYPLGTSAVHLIGDADTGGQGISGAELAFDNEIRAAGERGESFPLSIDLRVQGVLENELAAAAIKAQAKGAVGIVTDVQTGEVLGMASWPAFSPADRAAAPEGATLNRAVAAHYEMGSVFKSFTVAAGLDTGQADMNTLFDASQAFQIGDRKIKDFHAQNRVMTLEEVYLHSSNIGTSQLALQMGPNTMRDYFRRLGLLNASTVELKESARPVLPRRWDNSTLASLSFGYGIMVTPAQVIQAMGALTNGGRMIPLTLRKGGLRGAPTPQVVTEDTSRIMLDLMRRNVVNGSGGFADAPGLRVGGKTGSANKLVNGHYDPSHAVGSFAAVFPVDGPLTAKRYAILIVMDEPGAYPKTGAYVAAPAVRNIADRIAGFLGVQRHGDRWRTVTGEKIPQAAAPAGGVQ; from the coding sequence ATGAGCGTTCAGGATCACCGTTATCACCGCCCGGCGCCCGGCGTGGACCTTCAGGGGCGGTTGTCGCCCTTCTGGCGCTGGCTGTCCGAACTGGTCTGGCGTCTGGAACACGGCTTCGAGCGCGCCCGCGCCGACGCCCGTCCGGAAGAAGACACCCGCGTCCGCATCTTCCTGATCCTGATCGTCTTTTCCTGCGTCTTTGCGGGCCTGGCGGTCGGCGCGTCGTACAAGGCCCTGTTCGCCCAGACGAACGGCCGCTGGTCCGGCGTCAATCCGAACGCCCTGGTGCGTGGCGATCTGACCGACCGCAACGGCGAACTGCTGGCGGCCAACATCGTCCACTACGGCCTCTACATCGACCCGGCCGAGATATGGGACCGCGACCTGGCCTTCACCCAGATTCGCCGCTCCCTGCCGCGCATCCAGCCGGCGCGCCTGCGCAAGGTGCTGAACGGCGATCGGCGCCTGATCGTGCTGAACGGCCTGACCCCGCAGGAAAAGGCGGCGGTGCACGCCCTGGCCCTGGGCGGCGTCGCCTTCGAGCCAGAGGATCGCCGCGCCTATCCTTTGGGAACCTCGGCCGTGCATCTGATCGGCGACGCCGATACGGGCGGGCAGGGGATTTCCGGCGCCGAACTGGCCTTCGACAACGAGATCCGCGCCGCCGGCGAACGGGGAGAAAGTTTCCCCCTGTCCATCGATCTGCGTGTCCAGGGCGTGCTGGAGAACGAGCTGGCCGCGGCCGCCATCAAGGCCCAGGCCAAGGGCGCGGTCGGCATCGTCACCGACGTCCAGACGGGCGAGGTCCTGGGCATGGCCAGCTGGCCGGCCTTCAGTCCCGCCGACCGGGCCGCGGCGCCCGAAGGCGCCACCCTGAACCGCGCCGTCGCGGCCCACTATGAAATGGGCTCGGTGTTCAAGAGCTTCACCGTCGCGGCTGGTCTGGACACGGGCCAGGCCGACATGAACACCCTGTTCGACGCCTCCCAGGCTTTCCAGATCGGCGACCGCAAGATCAAGGACTTCCACGCCCAGAACCGGGTCATGACGCTGGAAGAGGTCTATCTGCACTCGTCCAACATCGGCACGTCGCAACTGGCGCTGCAGATGGGGCCGAACACCATGCGCGACTATTTCCGTCGCCTGGGTCTGCTGAACGCCTCGACCGTGGAGTTGAAGGAATCGGCCCGGCCGGTGCTGCCGCGCCGCTGGGACAACTCGACCCTGGCCTCCCTGTCCTTCGGCTATGGCATCATGGTCACGCCGGCCCAGGTGATCCAGGCCATGGGCGCCCTGACCAACGGCGGGCGGATGATCCCTCTGACCCTGCGCAAGGGCGGTCTGCGCGGCGCCCCGACGCCGCAGGTGGTGACGGAAGACACCTCGCGCATCATGCTGGACCTGATGCGCCGCAACGTGGTCAACGGCTCGGGCGGCTTCGCCGATGCGCCGGGTCTGCGGGTGGGCGGCAAGACGGGTTCGGCCAACAAGCTGGTCAACGGCCATTACGACCCCAGCCACGCGGTCGGCTCCTTCGCGGCGGTCTTTCCGGTCGATGGTCCGCTCACGGCCAAACGCTACGCCATCCTGATCGTGATGGACGAGCCGGGCGCCTATCCCAAGACCGGCGCCTATGTCGCCGCCCCTGCCGTGCGCAACATCGCCGACCGCATCGCTGGCTTCCTGGGGGTGCAGCGCCACGGCGACCGCTGGCGCACCGTCACGGGCGAAAAGATTCCGCAGGCCGCCGCGCCGGCGGGAGGCGTCCAGTGA
- the mraY gene encoding phospho-N-acetylmuramoyl-pentapeptide-transferase translates to MFYLLYLYYADVAHQYPLLNLIQYQTVRTALALATAAIVAVAMGSRFINWIRAKQGRGQPIRDDGPVSHLSKVGTPTMGGLMILAGIGVAVLLWADLTNPYIWIVSGVTAAFGVLGFIDDYAKVTKQTSAGLTSKQKLLAQTVVAVIAGVLTVLWMTASPTSPGLETSIAFPFFKAVLLNIGWFYVAFAAFTIVGFSNAVNLTDGLDGLATVPVMMAAGAFGVISYLCGNFVFAQYLQVHHVPGAGELAIFCAAMIGGGAGFLWYNAPPAKIFMGDTGSLALGGALGAIAVTTKHELVLGIVGGLFVMEAASVMIQVGYYKLTKKRIFLMAPVHHHFEKMGWPESTVVIRFWIIAGALALLGLSTLKLR, encoded by the coding sequence ATGTTCTACCTGCTCTATCTCTATTACGCCGATGTCGCGCACCAGTATCCGCTGCTGAACCTGATTCAGTATCAGACCGTCCGCACGGCCCTGGCCCTGGCGACGGCGGCCATCGTGGCCGTGGCCATGGGCAGCCGCTTCATCAACTGGATCCGCGCCAAACAGGGCCGAGGCCAGCCGATCCGCGACGACGGCCCGGTCAGCCACCTGTCGAAGGTCGGGACCCCGACCATGGGCGGGCTGATGATCCTGGCCGGGATCGGCGTCGCCGTCCTGCTGTGGGCGGACCTGACCAATCCCTACATCTGGATCGTGTCGGGGGTGACGGCGGCCTTCGGCGTCCTGGGCTTCATCGACGACTACGCCAAGGTGACGAAACAGACTTCGGCCGGCCTGACCTCGAAACAGAAGCTTCTGGCCCAAACGGTCGTCGCCGTGATCGCGGGCGTGCTGACGGTGCTTTGGATGACGGCCTCGCCCACCTCGCCGGGGCTTGAGACGTCCATCGCCTTCCCCTTCTTCAAGGCGGTCTTGCTCAATATCGGCTGGTTCTATGTGGCCTTCGCGGCCTTCACCATCGTCGGCTTCTCCAATGCGGTGAACCTGACCGACGGGCTTGACGGCCTGGCGACCGTGCCGGTCATGATGGCGGCGGGCGCGTTCGGGGTGATCAGCTACCTCTGCGGCAACTTCGTCTTCGCCCAGTATCTTCAGGTCCACCACGTTCCCGGCGCGGGCGAACTGGCCATCTTCTGCGCGGCCATGATCGGCGGGGGCGCGGGCTTCCTCTGGTACAACGCTCCGCCAGCCAAGATCTTCATGGGCGACACCGGCTCCCTGGCCCTGGGCGGGGCCTTGGGCGCCATCGCCGTCACCACCAAGCACGAACTGGTCCTGGGCATCGTCGGCGGCCTGTTCGTCATGGAGGCCGCCTCGGTCATGATCCAGGTCGGCTATTACAAGCTGACCAAGAAGCGCATCTTCCTGATGGCGCCGGTCCACCACCATTTCGAAAAGATGGGCTGGCCCGAATCCACCGTCGTCATCCGCTTCTGGATCATCGCCGGCGCCCTGGCCCTGCTGGGCCTGTCGACGCTGAAGCTGCGTTGA
- a CDS encoding helix-turn-helix transcriptional regulator: MLISASDGVALRVGAKPVVVRMEADTGPEYGKQKPMHDGLTPREEECVRLAGLGLEDKEIAARLDLSPRTVGNHLHRAYAKLGVSDRKLAARRLSNGYSEAPILIPEPAELMPVVPASGDRPGDLGTSEATSWPLPPPPKGIGARLGIMVIGAVVALLLAIGIVTAGMVVPSLFDQIAPDWAR; this comes from the coding sequence ATGCTTATATCCGCAAGCGATGGCGTCGCGCTTCGCGTCGGGGCCAAGCCTGTCGTCGTGCGGATGGAGGCTGACACGGGGCCGGAATACGGTAAACAGAAGCCGATGCATGACGGTCTGACGCCCAGAGAAGAGGAATGCGTGCGCCTTGCCGGCCTGGGGCTGGAGGACAAGGAGATTGCTGCGCGCCTCGATCTGTCGCCCCGCACCGTCGGCAACCACCTGCACCGGGCCTACGCCAAACTGGGCGTTTCCGACCGGAAGCTCGCCGCGCGGCGCCTGAGTAACGGCTACTCAGAGGCGCCGATACTCATTCCCGAACCGGCCGAGTTGATGCCTGTTGTCCCGGCGTCGGGGGATCGGCCTGGCGACCTCGGAACGTCCGAAGCCACGTCCTGGCCCTTGCCGCCGCCCCCCAAAGGGATCGGCGCTCGGCTGGGGATCATGGTGATCGGCGCCGTAGTCGCCCTGCTGCTCGCCATCGGTATCGTGACGGCCGGCATGGTGGTTCCCTCCCTGTTCGACCAGATCGCTCCCGACTGGGCCCGCTGA
- the rsmH gene encoding 16S rRNA (cytosine(1402)-N(4))-methyltransferase RsmH, giving the protein MTEAPPDSPHAPVLLAEVIEALAPAPGDVVIDATFGAGGYTRAILKTGAQVIALDRDPTVQPHADAVANDFPGRFQLVRTPFSGLAQAFAGSAFADSGAARLDGAVFDIGVSSMQLDQAERGFSFMRDGPLDMRMSDEGATAADIVNTWDHGPLAHIFKLYGEERQSGRVATAILRRRVERPFTRTLDLAEVVEKALGGRRGAPIHPATRVFQALRIAVNDELGELERGLEAAEATLAPGGRLAVVTFHSLEDRIVKAFLTERTGNSPAGSRHAPIAVDPRKPSFALQFKGAREAGDEERAANPRARSAKLRAAVRTEAPAWGRIDGPIRAGAAA; this is encoded by the coding sequence GTGACCGAAGCGCCCCCCGACTCGCCTCATGCGCCCGTCCTGTTGGCCGAGGTGATCGAGGCCCTGGCGCCCGCGCCTGGCGACGTCGTGATCGACGCCACCTTCGGCGCTGGCGGCTACACCCGCGCCATTCTGAAGACGGGCGCCCAGGTCATCGCCCTGGACCGCGATCCGACGGTCCAGCCGCACGCCGACGCCGTCGCCAACGATTTCCCGGGCCGGTTCCAACTGGTCCGCACGCCCTTTTCGGGCCTGGCCCAAGCCTTCGCAGGCAGTGCCTTCGCCGACAGCGGCGCGGCGCGGCTGGACGGCGCCGTCTTCGACATCGGCGTGTCGTCGATGCAGCTGGACCAGGCCGAGCGCGGCTTCTCCTTCATGCGCGACGGTCCGCTGGATATGCGTATGTCCGATGAGGGCGCGACCGCCGCCGACATCGTCAACACCTGGGACCACGGCCCCCTGGCCCACATCTTCAAACTGTATGGCGAGGAGCGTCAGTCGGGCCGCGTGGCCACCGCCATCCTGCGCCGCCGCGTCGAACGGCCCTTCACACGCACCCTGGACCTGGCCGAGGTCGTGGAAAAGGCCCTGGGCGGCCGTCGCGGCGCGCCGATCCATCCGGCGACGCGGGTGTTCCAGGCCCTGCGGATCGCCGTGAACGACGAACTGGGCGAGCTGGAGCGCGGGTTGGAGGCGGCTGAGGCGACCCTGGCGCCTGGCGGCCGTCTGGCCGTCGTCACCTTCCATTCGCTGGAAGACCGCATCGTCAAGGCTTTCCTGACCGAACGCACGGGCAATTCGCCCGCCGGGTCGCGCCACGCGCCCATCGCCGTCGATCCGCGCAAGCCCAGCTTCGCTCTTCAGTTCAAGGGCGCGCGCGAGGCGGGCGACGAAGAGCGCGCCGCCAATCCCCGCGCCCGTTCGGCCAAGCTGCGTGCGGCGGTCCGCACCGAGGCCCCGGCCTGGGGTCGGATCGACGGCCCGATCAGAGCAGGGGCGGCGGCATGA
- the murF gene encoding UDP-N-acetylmuramoyl-tripeptide--D-alanyl-D-alanine ligase: MPEPIARPLWTAAEVAAATGGVLHGDDRPIAGVTYDSREIVSGDLFLALKGERDGHDFAAGAFASGAGAALVERPVAGGPCIVVPDTLKGLQALGVAARERAPQVKRAAVTGSVGKTSVTQAIRAGLDLAGPAHGSIKSYNNHIGVPLTLARMPVETRRAVFEIGMNAPGEIAPLSKLVAPHAACVTTVGPVHIEAFADGEAGVAREKAAIFQGLIPGGAAVSNGDVAFSGVLGDAARAVGARLLTFGTDAGRDARLLDFRPDAEGASVAAELFGRRIDYRLAQSGAHWGLNSLCVLLMLDALDVPLETGLQALARFQPLAGRGQSRVVAIPGGAFTLIDESYNANPLSMTAGFRSLGARAVSGRRVVVLTDMLELGDRSRALHEGLAGPIAAAGLDLVHAAGPQQMRWLYDALPASRRGLWRATAAELAAEAALLVAPDDVVMVKGSNGSRASLVANALAGLNSAESAPSSSDAPRAAR, encoded by the coding sequence ATGCCTGAACCCATCGCCCGCCCGCTCTGGACGGCCGCCGAAGTCGCCGCCGCCACGGGCGGCGTGCTGCATGGCGACGACCGCCCCATCGCGGGCGTGACCTACGACAGCCGCGAGATCGTCTCCGGCGACCTGTTCCTGGCGCTGAAGGGCGAACGTGACGGTCACGACTTCGCCGCCGGGGCCTTCGCCTCGGGCGCCGGCGCCGCCCTGGTCGAACGCCCGGTCGCAGGCGGGCCCTGCATCGTGGTTCCCGATACGCTGAAGGGGCTGCAGGCCCTGGGCGTCGCCGCCCGCGAACGCGCCCCCCAGGTCAAGCGCGCCGCCGTCACCGGCAGCGTCGGCAAGACCAGCGTGACCCAGGCCATCCGCGCCGGGCTGGACCTGGCCGGTCCCGCCCACGGCTCGATCAAGAGCTACAACAACCATATCGGCGTGCCCTTGACCCTGGCGCGGATGCCGGTCGAAACCCGGCGCGCCGTGTTCGAGATCGGCATGAACGCGCCGGGCGAGATCGCGCCCCTGTCGAAACTGGTCGCGCCCCACGCCGCCTGCGTCACCACCGTCGGCCCGGTCCATATCGAAGCCTTCGCCGACGGCGAGGCCGGGGTCGCGCGCGAAAAGGCGGCCATTTTTCAGGGCCTGATCCCTGGCGGTGCGGCCGTGTCCAATGGCGACGTGGCCTTCTCCGGGGTGCTGGGCGACGCGGCCAGGGCGGTGGGCGCGCGGCTGCTGACCTTCGGGACAGACGCCGGGCGCGACGCCCGCCTGCTGGACTTCCGACCCGACGCCGAGGGGGCCTCGGTCGCCGCCGAACTGTTCGGCCGTCGCATCGACTATCGCCTGGCCCAGTCGGGCGCCCACTGGGGGCTGAACAGTCTGTGCGTCCTTCTGATGCTGGACGCGCTGGACGTGCCGCTGGAGACGGGGCTTCAGGCCCTGGCCCGCTTCCAGCCCCTGGCCGGGCGGGGCCAGAGCCGCGTCGTCGCCATTCCCGGCGGGGCCTTCACCCTGATCGACGAAAGCTATAACGCCAATCCCCTGTCGATGACCGCCGGGTTTCGGTCGCTGGGCGCGCGCGCCGTCTCGGGCCGCCGCGTCGTGGTCCTGACCGACATGCTGGAACTGGGCGATCGCAGTCGCGCCTTGCACGAAGGGCTGGCCGGCCCCATCGCGGCGGCCGGACTGGACCTGGTTCACGCCGCCGGGCCGCAGCAGATGCGCTGGCTCTACGACGCCCTGCCGGCCTCGCGCCGGGGCCTGTGGCGCGCCACCGCCGCCGAACTGGCCGCCGAGGCGGCGCTGCTGGTCGCGCCCGACGACGTGGTCATGGTCAAGGGCTCCAACGGATCCAGGGCCTCGCTGGTGGCGAACGCCCTGGCCGGCCTGAACAGCGCCGAAAGCGCCCCCTCAAGCAGCGACGCGCCGCGCGCGGCGCGGTAG
- the metK gene encoding methionine adenosyltransferase codes for MAARSSFLFTSESVSEGHPDKVADRISDTVVDAFLSKDPEARVACETLVTTQRIVLAGEVRATQPGATKEQNEAFTQSIIDSLEPLVRAAVKDIGYEQDGFHWETADYACFLHAQSADIAVGVDSTNEKDEGAGDQGIMFGYASNETPELMPATLQYSHNILKRLAEVRHAGGSQLEPDAKSQVTIEYENGKPKRAASIVLSTQHAKGLSAAQVAEIVKPYVLEVLPEGFTDEKTVWHINPTGIFEIGGPDGDAGLTGRKIIVDTYGGAAPHGGGAFSGKDPTKVDRSAAYACRYLAKNVVAAGLADRCTIQISYAIGVAEPQSIHVDLHGTGKVSEALLEDKLLGLIGGATPRAIRQHLGLNKPIYARTTAYGHFGREPDADGGFSWEKTDLVEPLKALAQG; via the coding sequence TTGGCCGCTCGTTCCTCCTTCCTCTTCACCTCCGAAAGCGTGTCCGAAGGGCACCCGGACAAGGTTGCGGACCGCATCTCGGACACCGTCGTCGACGCCTTCCTGTCCAAGGACCCCGAGGCGCGCGTGGCGTGCGAAACCTTGGTCACGACCCAGCGGATCGTGCTGGCGGGCGAGGTCCGCGCCACCCAACCGGGCGCCACCAAGGAACAGAACGAAGCCTTCACCCAGTCGATCATCGACAGCCTGGAACCGCTGGTCCGCGCCGCGGTCAAGGACATCGGCTACGAACAGGACGGCTTCCACTGGGAAACGGCGGACTACGCCTGCTTCCTGCACGCCCAGTCGGCCGACATCGCCGTGGGCGTCGATTCGACCAACGAGAAGGACGAGGGCGCGGGCGACCAGGGCATCATGTTCGGCTACGCCTCGAACGAGACGCCGGAGTTGATGCCGGCCACCCTGCAGTACAGCCACAACATCCTGAAGCGCCTGGCGGAGGTGCGTCACGCCGGCGGGTCGCAACTGGAGCCCGACGCCAAGAGCCAGGTGACGATCGAATACGAGAACGGCAAGCCCAAGCGCGCCGCTTCCATCGTCCTGTCCACCCAGCACGCCAAGGGCCTGAGCGCCGCCCAGGTCGCCGAGATCGTCAAACCCTACGTTCTGGAAGTCCTGCCCGAGGGCTTCACCGACGAGAAGACCGTCTGGCACATCAATCCGACCGGCATCTTCGAGATCGGCGGACCGGACGGCGACGCCGGCCTGACGGGCCGCAAGATCATCGTCGACACCTACGGCGGCGCGGCGCCCCACGGCGGCGGCGCCTTCTCGGGCAAGGACCCGACGAAGGTGGACCGTTCGGCCGCCTACGCCTGCCGCTATCTGGCCAAGAATGTCGTGGCGGCCGGTCTGGCCGACCGCTGCACCATCCAGATCTCCTACGCGATCGGCGTCGCGGAGCCTCAGTCGATCCACGTCGACCTGCACGGCACGGGCAAGGTCTCCGAGGCCCTGCTGGAAGACAAGCTGTTGGGCCTGATCGGCGGCGCCACGCCGCGCGCCATTCGCCAGCACCTGGGACTGAACAAGCCGATCTACGCCCGCACCACGGCCTATGGCCATTTCGGCCGCGAACCGGACGCGGACGGCGGCTTCAGCTGGGAAAAGACCGATCTGGTCGAGCCGTTGAAGGCCTTGGCCCAAGGCTGA
- a CDS encoding cell division protein, translating to MTTAPFFTYSRTVLQRLFDWKVRGVRWVDIIGVGLVAVMIVSVYAAKAAAARESSRIAQLEREIYDNNQRVRLLRAEVARLEQPARLENLSRQAGLAPTEVHRQAEAGELAQLKPDGSRPVAAAPAAPSPAVSPAVDDDAAAMPEAPR from the coding sequence ATGACTACGGCGCCCTTCTTCACCTATTCCCGCACCGTTCTTCAGCGCCTGTTCGACTGGAAGGTCCGGGGCGTGCGGTGGGTCGACATCATCGGCGTCGGTCTGGTCGCGGTCATGATCGTCTCCGTCTATGCGGCCAAGGCGGCGGCGGCGCGCGAAAGCAGCCGCATCGCCCAGTTGGAGCGGGAGATTTACGACAACAATCAGCGCGTCCGCCTGCTGCGGGCCGAGGTCGCCCGGCTGGAGCAGCCCGCGCGGCTGGAGAACCTGTCGCGTCAGGCGGGTCTGGCGCCCACCGAGGTTCATCGTCAGGCCGAGGCGGGCGAACTGGCCCAGCTGAAGCCGGACGGGTCCAGGCCGGTCGCCGCCGCGCCTGCCGCCCCGTCGCCCGCCGTCAGCCCTGCTGTCGATGACGACGCCGCCGCCATGCCGGAGGCGCCGCGATGA
- a CDS encoding UDP-N-acetylmuramoyl-L-alanyl-D-glutamate--2,6-diaminopimelate ligase: MSALHLSDLLRRDLSSDPVITGVTADSRKVAPGALFVALPGSAADGRAFIPQALAQGAAAVLAPADTPETAAPVLVTSGDVRRAYAIAARGFYGAQPKTCVAVTGTNGKTSVAAFCRQIWAALGHPSASMGTLGVVGQKGDKTYALTGPGLTSPDAAEAARLMAELARRDVTHVAVEASSHGIDQRRLDGVALKAAAFTNLTQDHLDYHGTMDSYRAAKMRLFETLLPRGRTAVLNADSDAYSTFASASIMAGLGVFGVGQRGRDLMLIGRQATPEGQRLTLDVRGDVRDILLPLAGAFQASNALVAAGLCIAAGDPADAVIGALEGLTGAQGRLQRIGAETGRGEVYVDYAHTPDGLETVLTALRPHATGRLIVVFGAGGDRDRGKRPLMGAIAGRLADVAIVTDDNPRSEDPAVIRAEVRAGCPDALEIGDRHAAIHAAVEMMRDGDVVVVAGKGHEQGQIVDGTTHPFDDAAVASEALSVHA, translated from the coding sequence GTGAGCGCGCTTCACCTGTCCGATCTGCTGCGCCGCGACCTGTCCTCCGATCCGGTGATCACCGGCGTCACCGCCGACAGCCGCAAGGTCGCGCCCGGCGCCCTGTTCGTGGCCCTGCCGGGATCGGCCGCCGACGGCCGCGCCTTCATTCCCCAGGCCCTGGCGCAAGGGGCCGCCGCCGTCCTGGCCCCCGCCGACACGCCCGAGACCGCCGCCCCGGTCCTGGTCACGTCCGGGGACGTGCGCCGCGCCTACGCCATCGCCGCGCGCGGCTTCTACGGCGCCCAGCCCAAGACCTGCGTGGCCGTGACCGGCACCAACGGCAAGACCTCCGTGGCCGCCTTCTGTCGTCAGATCTGGGCCGCCCTGGGCCACCCGTCGGCCAGCATGGGCACCCTGGGCGTCGTCGGTCAGAAGGGCGACAAGACCTACGCCCTGACCGGCCCCGGCCTGACCAGCCCCGACGCTGCGGAGGCCGCCCGCCTGATGGCCGAACTGGCGCGCAGGGACGTGACCCACGTTGCGGTGGAGGCTTCGTCCCACGGCATCGACCAGCGCCGGCTGGACGGGGTGGCGCTGAAGGCCGCCGCCTTCACCAACCTGACCCAGGATCATCTGGACTATCACGGCACGATGGACAGCTATCGCGCCGCCAAGATGCGCCTGTTCGAGACCCTGCTGCCGCGCGGCCGCACCGCCGTGCTGAACGCCGATTCCGACGCCTATTCGACCTTCGCCTCGGCCTCGATCATGGCGGGCCTGGGCGTCTTCGGCGTGGGCCAGCGCGGGCGCGACCTGATGCTGATCGGCCGCCAGGCCACGCCGGAAGGCCAGCGCCTGACCCTGGACGTGCGCGGCGACGTGCGCGACATCCTGCTGCCGCTGGCCGGCGCCTTCCAGGCGTCGAACGCCCTGGTGGCGGCGGGCCTGTGCATCGCGGCGGGCGATCCGGCCGACGCCGTGATCGGCGCGCTGGAGGGGCTGACCGGCGCCCAGGGCCGGCTTCAGCGCATCGGCGCGGAGACCGGGCGCGGAGAGGTCTATGTCGACTACGCCCACACGCCCGACGGGCTGGAGACGGTGTTGACCGCCCTTCGTCCCCACGCCACGGGGCGGCTGATCGTGGTCTTCGGCGCCGGGGGCGACCGGGATCGCGGCAAGCGGCCCCTGATGGGCGCCATCGCCGGGCGTCTGGCCGACGTCGCCATCGTCACCGACGACAATCCGCGTTCCGAAGACCCCGCCGTCATCCGCGCCGAGGTCAGGGCCGGCTGCCCCGACGCGCTGGAGATCGGCGACCGTCATGCGGCCATCCACGCGGCCGTTGAAATGATGCGCGACGGAGATGTGGTCGTCGTCGCCGGAAAAGGGCATGAACAGGGTCAGATCGTCGACGGGACGACTCACCCCTTCGACGACGCCGCTGTCGCGTCCGAGGCCCTGTCCGTCCATGCCTGA
- a CDS encoding division/cell wall cluster transcriptional repressor MraZ has translation MGEQVRLAYDSGGRITLPESLCAEAGLGDTVVIVGLNDRFQIWSREKWAARRAEQRALAKAGMAQIGALKLAAQMKLAGGGS, from the coding sequence ATGGGCGAGCAGGTGCGCCTGGCCTACGATTCCGGCGGCCGCATCACCTTGCCGGAAAGTCTGTGCGCCGAGGCCGGTTTGGGCGACACCGTCGTCATCGTCGGCCTGAACGACCGCTTCCAGATCTGGTCGCGCGAGAAATGGGCGGCCCGTCGCGCCGAGCAGCGCGCCCTGGCCAAGGCTGGCATGGCCCAGATCGGCGCCCTGAAGCTGGCGGCCCAGATGAAGCTGGCGGGGGGCGGATCGTGA
- a CDS encoding helix-turn-helix domain-containing protein, with protein sequence MTDAVDPVDIAIGARIRTRREELRITQAQLAAGAGVTFQQIQKYERGVNRVSAARLLQIAAVLKSTGAALLGELETAEGDELALAAPGVSELLAAFRDIRDTAKRDALLLVARSLRD encoded by the coding sequence ATGACCGACGCAGTAGACCCCGTTGACATCGCGATCGGCGCCCGCATCCGGACGCGACGCGAGGAACTCCGCATCACCCAGGCCCAGTTGGCGGCCGGCGCGGGCGTGACCTTTCAACAGATTCAGAAGTACGAACGGGGCGTCAATCGCGTGTCGGCCGCGCGCCTGCTGCAGATCGCGGCGGTGCTGAAGTCCACCGGCGCGGCCCTGCTGGGCGAGCTGGAGACGGCCGAAGGCGACGAACTGGCCCTGGCCGCCCCCGGCGTGTCCGAACTGCTGGCGGCGTTCCGCGACATCCGCGACACCGCCAAGCGCGACGCCCTTCTGTTGGTCGCCCGCAGCCTGCGCGACTGA